A region from the Neurospora crassa OR74A linkage group V, whole genome shotgun sequence genome encodes:
- a CDS encoding exosome component 1 has product MASTSSSPSMAIPGQFLGPVSKFQPGPGTHIHESNLYSSLLGVVNITQPAKAPGPAKRLNKIINTQTTPAELPTISVLRSAGSSDKREVLPEVGNIVLCRVIRIMPRQAVVAILICGDTVLEAEWQGLIRVQDVRATEKDRVKIYDSFRPGDIVRAEVISLGDQASYYLSTARNELGVIMATSEAGNTMYPVNWKEYKDPETGLSEPRKVAKPY; this is encoded by the exons ATGGCGAGCAcatcctcttccccttcgaTGGCCATCCCCGGCCAATTCCTAGGCCCTGTCTCCAAGTTCCAACCCGGTCCTGGAACCCATATCCACGAGTCGAACCTCTACTCTTCGCTGCTCGGCGTCGTCAACATCACACAGCCCGCCAAGGCGCCTGGCCCTGCTAAGCGCTTGAACAAGATCATCAACACCCAGACCACGCCCGCCGAGCTACCGACCATCTCGGTATTGCGTTCAGCGGGTTCGTCAGACAAGCGCGAGGTGCTTCCTGAAGTGGGCAACATCGTGCTATGCCGGGTGATTCGCATCATGCCGCGCCAAGCCGTTGTGGCCATTCTAATTTGCGGCGATACTGTTTTGGAGGCCGAGTGGCAGGGCCTGATCAGAGTGCAGGACGTGAGAGCAACAGAGAAGGACAGGGTAAAGATCTACGACAGCTTCAGGCCTGGAGATATTGTCAGGGCCGAGGTG ATTTCTCTTGGTGACCAAGCCAGCTACTACCTGTCGACAGCGCGTAACGAGCTCGGTGTCATCATGGCGACAAGCGAGGCCGGTAACACCATGTACCCCGTCAACTGGAAGGAATACAAGGACCCTGAGACGGGGCTAAGCGAACCCAGAAAGGTTGCGAAGCCCTACTGA
- the erg-1 gene encoding C-8 sterol isomerase erg-1 codes for MPPKKQSSSGGNKPSGSGSSSGRSSSGSSCRCSCRCRCSIGGWLKFFAILFALVAPIAYVLEQRLESFYVFDTEHLHDLSKRAISAHGNDTKAIVKYIVDELNDRNGVAPYVNNDEEWVFNNAGGAMGAMYIIHASITEYLIIFGTAIGTEGHTGRHTADDYFHILTGTQTAYVPGEYEPEVYPPGSVHHLVRGTVKQYRMPESCFALEYARGWIPPMLFFGYADTLSSTLDFPTLWRTSVITGREMISNLLKGKF; via the exons ATGCCTCCCAAGAAGCAGTCCTCCTCCGGCGGCAACAAGCCGTCCGGCTCTGGCTCTAGCTCCGGCCGCTCTTCCTCCGGTTCGTCTTGCCGCTGcagctgccgctgccgctgcagTATCGGTGGCTGGCTCAAGTTCTTCGCCATCTTGTTCGCCCTAGTTGCGCCTATCGCCTACGTCCTGGAGCAGCGTCTCGAGTCCTTCTACGTCTTCGATACTGAGCACCTTCACGATCTGTCCAAGCGCGCCATCAGCGCCCACGGCAACGACACCAAGGCTATTGTCAAGTACATTGTCGACGAGCTGAACGACCGCAACGGCGTTGCGCCCTACGTCAACAACGATGAGGAGTGGGTGTTCAACAACGCTGGTGGTGCCATGGGTGCTATGTACATCATCCACGCCTCCATCACCGAGTACCTGATTATCTTTG GCACTGCCATCGGTACTGAGGGTCACACCGGCCGCCACACCGCCGACGACTACTTCCACATCCTCACCGGCACTCAGACTGCCTACGTCCCCGGCGAGTACGAGCCTGAGGTCTACCCTCCCGGTTCCGTTCACCACCTCGTCCGCGGTACCGTCAAGCAGTACAGGATGCCCGAGAGCTGCTTCGCGCTCGAGTATGCGCGCGGCTGGATCCCTCCCATGCTGTTCTTCGGTTATGCCGATACCCTCAGCAGCACGCTCGATTTCCCTACCCTCTGGCGCACCTCCGTCATCACCGGCCGCGAGATGATTAGCAACTTGCTCAAGGGCAAGTTCTAA
- the nmr gene encoding nitrogen metabolic regulation protein nmr: MPAEILSELPLRPAPRDIKIPNAMHNEERRHKHSRSSYSEMSPLMSRNNSLTWRPAKRPMPTPDKTIAVINAAGRQAASFIRVATAVGFHVRAQMRNLEGVVATEVSTNPNVTVLQGELYTKETPAESDKGQCVDVTKNGPISGIGVNDALISELFRGAQLAFINTTFYGDEERIGMALADAAKKAGVQHYVYSSMPDHHAYNKDWPSLPLWASKHRVEDYVKEIGIPATFVYTGIYNNNFTSLPYPLFCTDLQPDGSWIWQAPFHPNAKLPWLDAEHDVGPAILQIFKDGVKKWGGGKRIALAYEMLTPLEACEVFSRGVGRPVRYVRGPIEVKVKIPEGYRIQLEALEELFNLHNEDPEKQPPYFGDIELERSCPRAALELWEGPRGLEEYAREVFPLEEQANGLTWMIEEYDGGGGNNIGNNHNNHHQQEEHYQHQNGHQNGHNGINGHIVNGGVDSESEEEDSDSDDEGLVMRGNKRADEEWLA, from the coding sequence ATGCCGGCCGAAATTCTATCAGAGCTACCATTGAGGCCAGCACCGAGAGACATCAAAATCCCCAACGCCATGCACAATGAAGAGAGGCGGCACAAACACTCTCGCTCCTCCTACTCAGAAATGTCCCCTCTCATGTCGCGAAACAACTCTCTGACTTGGCGTCCTGCCAAACGCCCCATGCCGACCCCCGATAAGACGATTGCGGTCATCAACGCCGCCGGCCGACAGGCTGCTTCTTTCATCAGAGTAGCCACTGCCGTTGGCTTCCACGTACGAGCCCAAATGAGGAATCTCGAGGGTGTTGTGGCCACCGAAGTGTCGACGAATCCCAACGTTACCGTTCTGCAGGGCGAGCTTTACACCAAAGAGACCCCTGCGGAAAGTGATAAGGGACAATGTGTCGACGTCACCAAGAATGGTCCCATCTCCGGCATCGGCGTGAACGACGCCCTCATCTCCGAACTCTTCAGAGGCGCTCAGCTTGCCTTTATCAACACCACTTTCTATGGCGACGAGGAAAGGATTGGCATGGCCCTGGCAGATGCTGCTAAGAAGGCCGGAGTCCAACACTACGTCTACTCCTCGATGCCCGACCACCATGCCTACAACAAGGATTGGCCATCACTACCGCTCTGGGCGTCAAAGCACCGTGTGGAGGACTATGTGAAGGAGATTGGTATTCCGGCAACCTTTGTCTACACCGGCATCTATAACAATAACTTCACCTCGCTGCCATACCCCCTCTTTTGCACCGATCTGCAGCCGGACGGATCGTGGATCTGGCAAGCACCCTTCCATCCAAACGCCAAGCTCCCGTGGCTTGATGCTGAGCACGATGTTGGCCCGGCTATTCTGCAGATTTTCAAGGACGGCGTCAAGAAGTGGGGTGGAGGCAAGCGCATCGCACTAGCATACGAGATGCTCACACCTCTAGAAGCATGCGAGGTCTTTTCCCGGGGTGTCGGCCGACCGGTACGGTACGTCCGCGGACCGATCGAGGTCAAGGTCAAGATTCCCGAGGGCTATCGAATCCAGTTGGAGGCGCTCGAGGAGCTCTTTAACCTGCACAACGAGGATCCCGAGAAACAACCACCATACTTTGGCGACATTGAGCTTGAAAGAAGCTGCCCTCGGGCGGCTCTGGAACTGTGGGAAGGTCCAAGAGGACTGGAGGAGTACGCCCGCGAAGTGTTCCCGCTAGAGGAGCAAGCCAACGGCCTCACATGGATGATCGAGGAGTATGACGGGGGCGGCGGGAATAATATCGGCAATAATCATAAtaatcaccaccaacagGAGGAACATTACCAGCACCAAAACGGACATCAAAATGGTCACAATGGGATCAATGGGCATATCGTAAATGGTGGAGTTGATTCcgagagcgaggaggaagactcCGATTCGGATGACGAGGGATTGGTGATGCGAGGGAACAAGCGGGCTGATGAGGAATGGCTCGCGTAG
- a CDS encoding DUF652 domain-containing protein encodes MGVAKRTRKFATVKRMIGKNDERRKTEVQKKQELELQKKKEAAVREIPQMPSSMFFQHNEALVPPYNVLVDTNFLSRTVGAKLPLMESAMDCLFASVNIIITSCVMAELEKLGPKYRVALMIARDERWTRLTCDHKGTYADDCIVERIQKHRIYIVATNDRDLKRRIRKVPGVPIMSCGKGKYAIERLPGAPAS; translated from the exons ATGGGTGTCGCTAAACGGACAAGAAAATTCGCTACG GTCAAGCGCATGATCGGCAAGAACGATGAGCGCCGCAAGACCGAGGTCCAGAAGAAGCAAGAGTTGGAGttgcaaaagaagaaggaggccgCCGTCCGAGAGATCCCCCAGATGCCTTCGTCCATGTTCTTTCAGCACAACGAGGCCCTTGTGCCTCCCTACAACGTCCTCGTCGATACCAACTTCCTCTCCCGAACCGTCGGCGCCAAGCTCCCCCTCATGGAGTCCGCCATGGACTGCCTCTTTGCTTCGgtcaacatcatcattaCATCTTGCGTCATGGCCGAGTTGGAGAAGCTCGGTCCCAAGTACCGCGTTGCGCTGATGATTGCCCGTGACGAGCGGTGGACTCGTCTGACTTGCGATCACAAGGGAACGTACGCCGATGACTGCATTGTCGAGCGTATCCAGAAGCACAGGATATATATCGTTGCTA CCAACGATAGAGACTTGAAGAGGAGAATCCGCAAGGTTCCTGGTGTGCCCATCATGTCTTGCGGCAAGGGCAAGTACGCCATCGAGAGACTCCCTGGTGCTCCTGCCTCGTAA
- a CDS encoding multidrug resistance-associated protein 5 has protein sequence MAEFPDEKEKEISLPNPVADQRHRDDEIEEAHRSDEDVEKIAIGSSVVEENDEKRAELNRMRTNATNTSVTTAATIHPHVKPKPWYKQPNPLRWGKIAPIPETRRPSPEYNAGFFRSLFFSWMGPLMTTGYKRQLELNDIYQVNPARSVDPLTERMRESYKRRVEKGDKYPLLWAMHETFFWEFWIGGMCQLAASILQVMSPFTLRYLIQFATNAWVATHSGAPPPGIGSGLGLVFGITAMQILQSLCINHFIYRGMLIGGMARASLISLIYEKSMVISGRAKAGGADASDVPAAKAAAEKDAKKKSKKKGKKGQAGVEGDGAGWGNGRIINLMSVDTYRVDQASGLFHIIWTAPVSIIITLVLLLVNLTYSALAGFALLIIGIPVLTKAIKSLFARRKAINKITDQRVGLTQEILQSVRFVKFFGWESSFLKRLQEFRDREVSAIQVLLALRNAIMAISISLPIFASMLAFITYSLTNHGLAPAKVFSSLALFNGLRMPLNMLPLVIGQVTDAWSSISRIQDFLLSEEREDEAIIKPDAPNAIEVHDASFTWERTPTQENESTVGGAGPKSKPEKGAKGKPKDVEAATPPSGDDSSTLVEEQEPFKLQDLNFTIGRNELVAVIGSVGSGKTSLLSALAGDMRKTSGEVVLGAQRAFCPQYAWIQNATLKDNILFGKEMDPEWYRDVIKACALQPDLDMLPNNDLTEIGERGITISGGQKQRLNIARAIYFDADIVLMDDPLSAVDAHVGRHIFDNAILGLLKDKARILATHQLWVLNRCDRIIWMDGGRIQAVDTFDNLMRDSEEFRQLLESTAQEEKKDEAEAPAATSEEEAPKKKKKAKGLMQAEERAVASVPWSVYTSYVKASGSYLNAPIVLVLLVISQGSNIMTSLWLSWWTSDKFGLSLGQYIGAYAGLGAMQALLMFAFMVSLSMFGTTASKNMLRQATFRVLRAPMSFFDTTPLGRITNRFSRDVDVMDNNLTDALRMYFFSIGAIISTFALIIAYFYYFAIALVPLFTLFLFATGYYRSSAREVKRFEAVLRSTVFAKFNEGLSGVASIRAYGLQNRFVEDMRKAIDDMDSAYFLTYSNQRWLSTRLDMIGNALVFTTGILVVTSRFSVNPSIAGLVLSYILAIVQMIQFTVRQLAEVENGMNAVERLLYYGTQLEEEAPSKTIDVRPSWPEKGEIIFDNVEMRYRAGLPLVLQGLNVHIQGGERIGIVGRTGAGKSSIMSTLFRLVEISGGHITIDGIDISTIGLQDLRSRLAIIPQDPTLFRGTVRSNLDPFGEHTDLELWSALRQADLVQDDQATTTTATPSASGNALVVAETPAASNGNSNNRIGLDSVVEEDGLNFSLGQRQLMALARALVRGSQIIVCDEATSSVDMETDDKIQRTMASAFRGKTLLCIAHRLRTIINYDRICVMDKGRIAEIGTPMELFEMEGGIFRGMCERSGIRAEDIRLAREIVDNDRAL, from the exons atggcCGAATTCCCagacgaaaaagaaaaggagatcAGCCTCCCGAACCCCGTAGCCGACCAGAGACATCGAGACGATGAGATCGAGGAAGCACACAGGAGCGATGAAGACGTCGAAAAGATCGCCATAGGCTCGTCGGTTGTGGAGGAGAACGATGAGAAGAGGGCCGAGCTGAACCGGATGAGGACCAATgccaccaacaccagcgTGACCACGGCCGCTACCATCCACCCCCATGTCAAACCAAAGCCATGGTACAAGCAGCCAAACCCACTAAGATGGGGGAAAATCGCACCAATCCCCGAGACGAGGAGGCCATCGCCAGAGTACAATGCCGGTTTCTTCAGGTCGCTCTTCTTTAGTTGGATGGGTCCTTTGATGACG ACGGGATACAAACGACAGCTGGAGCTCAACGACATCTACCAAGTCAACCCAGCCCGTTCTGTGGACCCCCTTACAGAAAGGATGCGAGAGTCCTATAAGCGGCGGGTGGAGAAGGGGGACAAGTATCCGTTGCTTTGGGCGATGCATGAAACCTTTTTCTGGGAATTCTGGATTGGTGGCATGTGTCAGCTTGCGGCCTCTATCCTTCAAGTCATGTCGCCCTTTACTCTTCGTTACCTCATCCAGTTTGCAACGAACGCCTGGGTCGCCACCCACTCTGGCGCACCACCGCCGGGTATCGGATCCGGCCTGGGATTGGTCTTCGGTATCACGGCCATGCAAATCTTGCAGAGCTTGTGCATCAACCACTTCATCTACCGCGGTATGCTTATCGGAGGTATGGCTAGGGCCTCTCTAATCAGCTTAATCTACGAAAAGTCCATGGTTATCTCAGGTCGTGCCAAGGCGGGTGGCGCTGATGCGTCAGATGTTCCCGCTGCAAAGGCGGCTGCTGAGAAGGacgcaaagaagaagagcaagaagaagggcaagaagggccAGGCCGGTGTTGAAGGTGATGGTGCCGGCTGGGGTAACGGAAGAATT ATCAACTTGATGAGCGTCGATACTTACAGGGTCGACCAAGCCTCTGGCTTGTTCCATATCATCTGGACTGCCCccgtctccatcatcatcaccctggtgctgctgcttgtcAACTTGACCTACAGCGCGCTCGCCGGTTTTGCCTTGCTGATTATTGGTATCCCCGTGCTCaccaaggccatcaagagTCTCTTCGCCCGCAGAAAGGCCATCAACAAGATCACCGATCAGAGAGTTGGCCTGACCCAGGAAATCCTTCAGTCCGTCCGCTTCGTCAAGTTCTTTGGCTGGGAAAGTTCGTTTCTCAAGCGCCTGCAAGAGTTCCGTGACCGCGAGGTATCAGCTATTCAGGTGTTGTTGGCTCTTCGTAATGCGATCATGGCCATTAGTATTTCGCTTCCGATCTTCGCGTCCATGCTTGCCTTCATCACCTACTCTTTGACCAACCACGGGTTGGCGCCGGCCAAGGTCTTCTCGTCTCTCGCCCTTTTCAACGGTCTTAGAATGCCATTGAACATGCTTCCCCTGGTCATCGGTCAGGTGACGGATGCATGGTCCTCTATCTCCCGTATCCAGGACTTTTTGCTTTCGGAGGAACGTGAGGATGAAGCTATCATCAAGCCCGATGCTCCGAATGCTATCGAAGTCCACGACGCCTCCTTCACCTGGGAAAGAACGCCAACTCAAGAGAACGAATCTACAGTGGGTGGGGCCGGTCCGAAATCGAAGCCTGAAAAGGGTGCCAAGGGAAAGCCCAAGGATGTCGAGGCGGCTACTCCTCCTTCCGGTGACGACTCGAGTACCTTGGTTGAAGAACAGGAACCGTTTAAGCTTCAGGATCTCAATTTCACCATTGGCAGGAACGAGTTAGTTGCCGTTATCGGTTCCGTCGGCAGTGGAAAAACCTCACTGCTCTCTGCCCTGGCTGGCGATATGCGCAAGACCAGCGGCGAGGTTGTTCTTGGCGCCCAAAGAGCTTTCTGCCCTCAGTACGCCTGGATTCAGAACGCGACTCTCAAGGACAACATTCTTTTTGGAAAGGAGATGGACCCTGAATGGTACCGCGATGTCATCAAGGCTTGCGCGTTGCAGCCGGATTTGGATATGCTTCCCAACAACGACTTGACCGAGATTGGTGAAAGAGGTATCACCATCTCTGGTGGTCAAAAGCAGAGACTCAACATTGCCCGTGCGATTTACTTTGATGCCGATATCGTTCTCATGGACGACCCCCTGAGTGCCGTCGATGCCCACGTGGGTCGCCATATCTTCGACAACGCTATTCTTGGTTTGCTCAAAGACAAGGCCCGTATTTTGGCAACTCATCAACTCTGGGTTCTTAACCGCTGCGACCGCATCatttggatggatggtggtcGTATTCAGGCTGTGGATACTTTCGACAACCTTATGAGGGATTCCGAGGAGTTCAGACAGCTCCTAGAATCGACTgcccaagaagaaaagaaggatgaaGCCGAAGCTCCTGCCGCAACcagcgaggaagaagcgcccaagaagaaaaagaaggccaagggtCTCATGCAGGCTGAGGAGCGTGCTGTGGCTAGCGTCCCATGGTCGGTTTATACGTCCTACGTCAAGGCCTCCGGCAGCTATCTCAACGCCCCCATTGTTCTCGTGCTCCTGGTTATCTCACAGGGATCCAACATCATGACTAGCTTGTGGCTTTCGTGGTGGACTTCTGACAAGTTTGGCCTGAGTTTGGGGCAATACATTGGTGCCTACGCTGGTCTTGGTGCGATGCAAGCTCTCCTTATGTTCGCATTCATGGTATCTCTATCGATGTTCGGTACTACGGCGAGTAAGAACATGTTGAGGCAGGCCACCTTCCGCGTGTTGCGCGCCCCCATGTCTTTCTTCGACACTACACCTCTCGGTCGCATCACCAACCGTTTCAGCCGTGATGTGGATGTCATGGACAACAACCTTACGGATGCTTTGCGCATGTACTTCTTCAGCATTGGAGCTATCATCTCGACGTTTGCTCTGATCATTGCATACTTCTATTACTTTGCCATCGCGCTTGTACCTCTCTTCACCTTGTTCCTCTTTGCTACTGGCTACTACCGCTCATCGGCCCGCGAGGTCAAACGCTTTGAGGCTGTCCTTCGTTCTACGGTGTTTGCCAAGTTCAACGAAGGCTTGTCTGGTGTTGCCTCCATCAGAGCCTATGGCCTCCAGAACCGGTTTGTGGAGGACATGAGGAAGGCAATCGACGACATGGACTCGGCGTACTTCCTGACTTATTCGAATCAGAGATGGCTATCGACCAGACTGGATATGATCGGTAACGCCTTGGTCTTCACCACGGGTATTCTCGTCGTCACCTCCCGTTTCTCAGTCAACCCCTCGATTGCCGGCTTGGTGTTGTCCTATATCTTGGCTATAGTGCAGATGATCCAGTTCACTGTCCGTCAGCTGGCCGAAGTCGAGAACGGCATGAACGCCGTCGAGCGTCTCTTGTACTACGGGACCCagcttgaggaggaggccccATCCAAGACCATCGATGTCCGCCCCAGCTGGCCCGAGAAGGGTGAGATCATTTTCGACAACGTCGAGATGCGTTATCGTGCTGGtcttcctcttgttcttCAGGGTCTCAATGTGCATATCCAGGGCGGCGAGCGTATTGGTATCGTCGGCCGGACTGGCGCAGGAAAGAGTTCTATTATGTCTACACTCTTCCGTCTGGTTGAGATTTCCGGCGGTCATATCACCATCGATGGTATCGATATTTCCACGATTGGTCTCCAAGACCTCCGTTCCCGCTTGGCCATCATCCCTCAAGACCCGACCCTCTTCCGCGGCACCGTGCGCAGCAACCTCGATCCCTTCGGTGAGCATACCGACTTGGAGCTTTGGTCCGCCCTACGCCAAGCCGATCTCGTTCAAGATGATcaggccaccaccacaaccgccACCCCTAGCGCCAGCGGCAACGCCCTTGTCGTCGCCGAAACTCCCGCTGCTTCTAACGGTAACTCCAACAACCGCATCGGCCTCGACTCGGTCGTCGAAGAAGACGGCCTTAACTTCTCCCTCGGCCAGCGCCAGCTCATGGCCCTCGCCCGCGCCCTCGTGCGCGGCTCCCAGATCATTGTCTGCGACGAGGCCACTTCCAGCGTTGACATGGAGACGGACGACAAGATTCAGCGCACCATGGCCAGCGCGTTCCGCGGCAAGACGCTGCTGTGCATTGCGCATCGGTTGAGGACTATCATCAACTACGACCGGATTTGCGTGATGGATAAAGGACGCATTGCGGAGATTGGCACACCCATGGAGCTCTTTGAGATGGAGGGAGGTATCTTCAGGGGGATGTGTGAGAGGAGTGGGATTAGAGCGGAGGATATCAGGTTGGCGAGGGAAATTGTGGATAACGATCGAGCTCTGTAA